In Janibacter alkaliphilus, the following proteins share a genomic window:
- a CDS encoding TatD family hydrolase, with the protein MPRSSGHAAVAPAPDPLPVPVVDNHTHLDIRRTDLPDPLAAEPPGVQPAGEDQVDEGGRSTEDVARALRQAAAVGVDRVVQVGCDLESARFTVAQLEHHPSMLGAVALHPNEAPLLAERGALEAALTEIEEMLAHPRVRAVGETGLDYYRTGPDGRPAQHESFRRHIDLAKRHGLALQIHDRDSHEDVLRILAEEGAPETTVLHCFSGDLTMARECVERGYLLSFAGTVTFKSASGLRDALAVTPLEQILVETDAPYLTPAPHRGSANAPYLVPLTVRVMAGVLGVDVPTLCQAISDTSERAYGPW; encoded by the coding sequence GTGCCCCGCTCCAGCGGCCACGCCGCGGTCGCCCCGGCGCCCGACCCGCTGCCGGTCCCGGTGGTGGACAACCACACCCACCTGGACATCCGGCGCACCGACCTGCCCGACCCGCTGGCTGCCGAGCCGCCCGGGGTGCAGCCCGCGGGTGAGGACCAGGTCGACGAGGGCGGCCGCAGCACCGAGGACGTCGCCCGGGCGCTGCGGCAGGCGGCCGCCGTCGGCGTCGACCGGGTGGTGCAGGTCGGCTGCGACCTGGAGAGCGCCCGCTTCACCGTGGCGCAGCTCGAGCACCACCCGAGCATGCTCGGAGCGGTCGCGCTGCACCCGAACGAGGCCCCGCTGCTGGCCGAGCGCGGCGCGCTGGAGGCCGCCCTGACCGAGATCGAGGAGATGCTCGCCCACCCGCGGGTGCGCGCGGTCGGTGAAACCGGGCTGGACTACTACCGCACCGGTCCCGACGGCCGCCCGGCCCAGCACGAGTCCTTCCGCCGGCACATCGACCTGGCCAAGCGGCACGGCCTGGCCCTGCAGATCCACGACCGGGACAGCCACGAGGACGTGCTGCGCATCCTCGCCGAGGAGGGGGCGCCGGAGACCACGGTGCTGCACTGCTTCAGCGGCGACCTGACGATGGCCCGGGAGTGCGTCGAGCGCGGCTACCTGCTCTCCTTCGCCGGGACCGTGACCTTCAAGAGCGCCTCCGGGCTCCGTGACGCGCTCGCGGTCACCCCGCTGGAGCAGATCCTCGTCGAGACCGACGCCCCCTACCTCACCCCGGCCCCGCACCGCGGCTCGGCCAACGCCCCCTACCTCGTGCCGCTGACGGTGCGGGTGATGGCCGGCGTGCTCGGGGTGGACGTGCCCACGCTGTGCCAGGCGATCAGCGACACCAGCGAGCGCGCCTACGGCCCCTGGTAG
- the metG gene encoding methionine--tRNA ligase: MKVLSAVAWPYANGPRHLGHVAGIGVPSDVFSRYMRMAGHDVLVVSGSDEHGTPILVQADKEGLTARELADRNHRVIADELADLGCSYDLYTRTTSRNHYAVVQELFEQVLANGYFLEQTQQVALDPRTGRTLPDRYIEGTCPICGYTEARGDQCDNCGNQLEPTDLKDPRSKIDGAVPQFGETEHFFLDLPALAGALRTYLEGREATGTWRPNVIRFSLNILDDIRPRAMTRDIDWGIPLPGELGTRYPSKRLYVWFDAVIGYLSASIEWARRLGEPDRWREWWNDPEALSYYFMGKDNITFHSQIWPAELLAYAGAGDKGGEPGEYGRLNLPTEVVSSEFLTMESRQFSSSRGHVIGLRHVLQTYGPDPLRYFICAAGPESQDADFTWPEFVQRNNSELVGGWGNLVNRTASMVAKSFGEVPAPGTLEPVDEAVRERVAQAFDEVGELIRRHRQKAALAAAMRAVAEVNKYVTDTEPFRLKGEDERERLATVLHTLIQSVSDLNLVLAPFLPHAANRVHLVLGGTGELVPMPQVREVDDLDGGPGYPVITGDYSATPAWAPTPVTVGAPVAKPSPVFTKLDPDEVVGRERAELAEPGQG, encoded by the coding sequence ATGAAGGTCCTCTCCGCCGTCGCCTGGCCGTACGCCAACGGCCCCCGCCACCTCGGCCACGTCGCCGGCATCGGGGTCCCCTCGGACGTCTTCAGCCGGTACATGCGGATGGCCGGCCACGACGTGCTCGTGGTCAGCGGCTCGGACGAGCACGGCACCCCGATCCTCGTCCAGGCCGACAAGGAGGGGCTCACCGCGCGCGAGCTGGCCGACCGCAACCACCGGGTCATCGCCGACGAGCTGGCCGACCTCGGTTGCTCCTACGACCTCTACACCCGCACCACCAGCCGCAACCACTACGCGGTCGTCCAGGAGCTCTTCGAGCAGGTGCTGGCCAACGGCTACTTCCTCGAGCAGACCCAGCAGGTCGCGCTCGACCCGCGCACCGGGCGCACCCTGCCGGACCGCTACATCGAGGGCACCTGCCCGATCTGCGGCTACACCGAGGCCCGCGGCGACCAGTGCGACAACTGCGGCAACCAGCTCGAGCCGACCGACCTGAAGGACCCGCGCAGCAAGATCGACGGTGCGGTCCCGCAGTTCGGCGAGACCGAGCACTTCTTCCTGGACCTGCCCGCGCTGGCCGGGGCGCTGCGCACCTACCTCGAGGGCCGTGAGGCCACCGGCACGTGGCGGCCCAACGTCATCCGCTTCAGCCTGAACATCCTCGACGACATCCGGCCGCGGGCGATGACCCGGGACATCGACTGGGGCATCCCGCTGCCCGGCGAGCTCGGCACCCGCTACCCGAGCAAGCGGCTCTACGTGTGGTTCGACGCGGTCATCGGCTACCTCTCCGCGTCGATCGAGTGGGCCCGGCGCCTGGGTGAGCCGGACCGCTGGCGGGAGTGGTGGAACGACCCGGAGGCGCTGTCCTACTACTTCATGGGCAAGGACAACATCACCTTCCACTCCCAGATCTGGCCGGCCGAGCTGCTGGCCTACGCCGGCGCCGGCGACAAGGGCGGCGAGCCGGGGGAGTACGGCCGGCTGAACCTGCCCACCGAGGTCGTCTCCAGCGAGTTCCTCACCATGGAGTCGCGCCAGTTCTCCTCCAGCCGGGGCCACGTCATCGGGCTGCGGCACGTGCTGCAGACCTACGGGCCGGACCCGCTGCGCTACTTCATCTGCGCGGCCGGCCCGGAGAGCCAGGACGCCGACTTCACCTGGCCGGAGTTCGTGCAGCGCAACAACTCCGAGCTCGTCGGCGGGTGGGGCAACCTGGTCAACCGGACGGCCTCGATGGTCGCCAAGAGCTTCGGCGAGGTGCCCGCGCCCGGGACCCTGGAGCCGGTCGACGAGGCCGTCCGGGAGCGGGTCGCGCAGGCCTTCGACGAGGTCGGCGAGCTCATCCGGCGGCACCGGCAGAAGGCGGCGCTGGCCGCCGCGATGCGGGCCGTCGCCGAGGTGAACAAGTACGTCACCGACACCGAGCCCTTCCGGCTGAAGGGGGAGGACGAGCGCGAGCGCCTGGCCACGGTGCTGCACACCCTCATCCAGAGCGTCAGCGACCTCAACCTCGTGCTGGCGCCCTTCCTGCCGCACGCGGCGAACCGGGTCCACCTCGTGCTCGGCGGCACCGGAGAGCTGGTCCCGATGCCGCAGGTGCGCGAGGTCGACGACCTCGACGGCGGCCCCGGCTACCCGGTGATCACCGGCGACTACAGCGCCACCCCCGCCTGGGCGCCGACGCCGGTGACCGTGGGCGCACCGGTGGCGAAGCCGTCGCCGGTCTTCACCAAGCTCGACCCCGACGAGGTCGTCGGCCGCGAGCGCGCCGAGCTGGCCGAGCCGGGCCAGGGCTGA
- a CDS encoding TetR/AcrR family transcriptional regulator, with protein MTAPTSSPPNQDEQAKELTPRMRQILDAAVVVTARAGLRGLTHRAVDAEAGLPQGSTSAYLRTRMALLTALADHVAGLCKEPIDGLAAELRDGAESEQVIEHAIDLFVGWLDAPDLTLARLELEREALRQPELQAVSGSWRQRLLDTVTEILTTVGVVEVELYSSAIISAIDGVLVDALSRPADQREEYVRVMARVIIDAFVTQVKGE; from the coding sequence ATGACCGCACCCACGAGCTCGCCGCCGAACCAGGACGAGCAGGCCAAGGAGCTCACCCCGCGGATGCGGCAGATCCTCGACGCAGCCGTCGTGGTCACCGCCCGCGCCGGGCTGCGCGGGCTGACCCACCGAGCGGTCGACGCCGAGGCCGGTCTGCCCCAGGGCAGCACCTCCGCCTACCTGCGCACCCGGATGGCGCTGCTGACAGCGCTCGCCGACCACGTCGCCGGGCTGTGCAAGGAGCCGATCGACGGGCTGGCGGCCGAGCTGCGCGACGGGGCGGAGAGCGAGCAGGTCATCGAGCACGCCATCGACCTCTTCGTCGGCTGGCTGGACGCGCCCGACCTCACCCTGGCCCGGCTCGAGCTGGAGCGCGAGGCGCTGCGCCAGCCCGAGCTGCAGGCCGTCTCCGGCTCGTGGCGGCAACGGCTGCTGGACACCGTCACGGAGATCCTCACCACCGTCGGCGTCGTCGAGGTGGAGCTGTACTCCTCGGCGATCATCTCGGCGATCGACGGGGTACTCGTCGACGCGCTCTCCCGCCCCGCCGACCAGCGCGAGGAGTACGTGCGGGTGATGGCCCGGGTGATCATCGACGCCTTCGTCACCCAGGTGAAGGGGGAGTGA
- a CDS encoding CPBP family intramembrane glutamic endopeptidase: protein MPDGDRPPLPPRTALTETALVLGVSLGASAVWAVLSLTTALLEPGGLAEQTATLNSSAVAGGGWLDATYQLAGIAIALVPVALALHLLARQHRHPARMIGLDTREPSRDLLRGAGLAALIGIPGLGLYLLGRALGVTTTVVAADLQGGWWVVPVLLLAAVQNALLEEVVMVGYLFTRWAEAGWSSVQIVVVSALIRGSYHLYQGFGAFLGNVAMGLLLGVVYLRTRRVGPLVVAHALIDAVAFVGYALLADHLGWLG from the coding sequence ATGCCCGACGGCGACCGGCCACCCCTCCCGCCGCGGACGGCGCTGACCGAGACGGCGCTGGTCCTGGGCGTCTCGCTCGGCGCCTCCGCCGTCTGGGCGGTGCTCTCGCTGACCACCGCGCTGCTCGAGCCGGGCGGGCTGGCGGAGCAGACCGCGACGCTGAACTCGTCGGCGGTGGCCGGCGGCGGCTGGCTGGACGCGACCTACCAGCTCGCCGGGATCGCGATCGCGCTGGTGCCGGTGGCCCTGGCGCTGCACCTGCTGGCCCGCCAGCACCGGCACCCGGCGCGGATGATCGGCCTGGACACCCGAGAACCGAGCCGCGACCTGCTGCGCGGCGCCGGTCTGGCCGCGCTCATCGGCATCCCGGGGCTCGGCCTCTACCTGCTCGGCCGGGCGCTGGGCGTGACCACCACGGTGGTGGCCGCCGACCTCCAGGGCGGCTGGTGGGTGGTCCCGGTGCTGCTGCTCGCAGCCGTGCAGAACGCGCTGCTCGAGGAGGTCGTCATGGTCGGCTACCTCTTCACCCGGTGGGCCGAGGCGGGCTGGTCGAGCGTGCAGATCGTCGTGGTCAGCGCCCTGATCCGGGGCAGCTACCACCTCTACCAGGGGTTCGGCGCCTTCCTCGGCAACGTGGCGATGGGCCTGCTGCTGGGCGTGGTCTACCTGCGCACCCGCCGGGTGGGACCGCTGGTCGTCGCGCACGCGCTCATCGACGCGGTGGCCTTCGTCGGCTACGCCCTGCTCGCCGACCACCTGGGCTGGCTCGGCTGA
- a CDS encoding succinate dehydrogenase/fumarate reductase iron-sulfur subunit: MNLTLKIWRQAGPDASGELVTYQMTDVSEDMSFLEMLDVLNERLAAEGTEPIAFDSDCREGICGMCGLMISGDAHGPERTTTCQLHMRSFNDGDTITVEPWRADAFPVVRDLVVDRTAFDRIIQSGGFISVNTGAAPEAHSVPVPKPDADRAFDAAKCIGCGACVAACPNASGMLFMGAKVTHLGEVPQGQPERPARVLAMVDQHDLEGFGGCTNIGECAGACPKEIPLDVISQLNKDLRSAAFHRG; encoded by the coding sequence ATGAATCTGACCCTCAAGATCTGGCGGCAGGCCGGACCGGACGCCTCCGGCGAGCTGGTCACCTACCAGATGACCGACGTCTCCGAGGACATGAGCTTCCTGGAGATGCTCGACGTCCTCAACGAGCGGCTGGCGGCCGAGGGCACCGAGCCGATCGCCTTCGACAGCGACTGTCGCGAGGGCATCTGCGGGATGTGCGGCCTGATGATCTCCGGCGACGCGCACGGCCCGGAGCGCACCACGACGTGCCAGCTGCACATGCGCTCGTTCAACGACGGCGACACGATCACCGTCGAGCCGTGGCGGGCCGACGCCTTCCCGGTGGTGCGCGACCTCGTCGTCGACCGCACTGCCTTCGACCGGATCATCCAGTCCGGCGGCTTCATCTCGGTCAACACCGGCGCCGCCCCCGAGGCGCACTCGGTGCCGGTGCCCAAGCCGGACGCCGACCGCGCCTTCGACGCCGCCAAGTGCATCGGGTGCGGCGCCTGCGTGGCGGCCTGCCCGAACGCCTCCGGGATGCTCTTCATGGGCGCCAAGGTCACCCACCTCGGCGAGGTGCCCCAGGGCCAGCCGGAGCGCCCGGCGCGGGTGCTGGCGATGGTCGACCAGCACGACCTCGAGGGCTTCGGCGGGTGCACCAACATCGGCGAGTGCGCCGGTGCCTGCCCCAAGGAGATCCCGCTGGACGTCATCTCCCAGCTGAACAAGGACCTGCGCTCGGCCGCCTTCCACCGCGGCTGA
- a CDS encoding fumarate reductase/succinate dehydrogenase flavoprotein subunit: MTDTLNDTDTLSEYFTDGTPLVDTRAPDVDIAQMWTQAQFDNALVNPANRRKLDVIIVGTGLAGASAAATMGEAGYNVKAFCYQDSARRAHSIAAQGGINAAKNYNDDGDSTYRLFYDTVKGGDYRSRETNVYRLAEVSTKIIDQCVAQGVPFAREYGGLLDNRSFGGVQVARTFYAAGQTGQQLLIGAYQAMERQVAAGTVQEYTRHEMLEVVVVDGVARGIITRDMMTGHIETHLADVVVLATGGYGNVFFLSTNAMGCNVTAAWRAHRKGAYFGNPCYTQIHPTCIPVSGEHQSKLTLMSESLRNDGRIWVPKRAEDCDKDPRQIPEEDRDYYLERIYPAFGNLVPRDIASRQAKNMCDEGRGVGPKVGDFRRGVYLDFAAAIERMGRSAVEAKYGNLFDMYARITGEDPYQVPMRIYPAVHYTMGGLWVDYDLQTSIPGLYAVGEANFSDHGANRLGASSLMQCLADGYFVLPNTIRNYLAKGPFEKVAEDHPAVVEAEQSVRSRIDRFLSINGERTPDSFHRELGNVMWEYCGMERTDAGLRKAIDLIRGLREEFWRNLKVLGTADSLNQSLEKAGRVADFLELGELMCIDALHRRESCGGHFRAESQTEDGEALRHDDEFAYVAAWEFTGDADRPVLHKEDLSYKFIELKQRSYK, from the coding sequence ATGACCGACACCCTGAACGACACCGACACGCTCAGCGAGTACTTCACCGACGGCACCCCGCTGGTCGACACCCGCGCCCCGGACGTCGACATCGCCCAGATGTGGACCCAGGCCCAGTTCGACAACGCCCTGGTCAACCCGGCCAACCGCCGCAAGCTCGACGTCATCATCGTCGGCACCGGCCTGGCCGGCGCCTCGGCGGCGGCGACGATGGGCGAGGCCGGCTACAACGTCAAGGCCTTCTGCTACCAGGACAGCGCCCGCCGGGCCCACTCGATCGCCGCCCAGGGCGGGATCAACGCCGCCAAGAACTACAACGACGACGGCGACTCGACCTATCGGCTCTTCTACGACACGGTCAAGGGCGGCGACTACCGCTCCCGGGAGACCAACGTCTACCGCCTGGCCGAGGTGAGCACCAAGATCATCGACCAGTGCGTCGCCCAGGGCGTCCCCTTCGCCCGCGAGTACGGCGGCCTGCTGGACAACCGCTCCTTCGGCGGCGTGCAGGTGGCCCGCACCTTCTACGCGGCCGGCCAGACCGGGCAGCAGCTGCTCATCGGCGCCTACCAGGCGATGGAGCGCCAGGTCGCCGCCGGCACCGTGCAGGAGTACACCCGGCACGAGATGCTCGAGGTGGTCGTCGTCGACGGCGTCGCCCGCGGGATCATCACCCGGGACATGATGACCGGGCACATCGAGACCCACCTGGCCGACGTCGTGGTGCTGGCCACCGGCGGCTACGGCAACGTCTTCTTCCTCTCCACCAACGCCATGGGCTGCAACGTCACTGCGGCCTGGCGCGCGCACCGCAAGGGCGCCTACTTCGGCAACCCCTGCTACACCCAGATCCACCCGACCTGCATCCCGGTCAGCGGCGAGCACCAGAGCAAGCTCACCCTGATGTCGGAGTCGCTGCGCAACGACGGCCGGATCTGGGTGCCCAAGCGGGCCGAGGACTGCGACAAGGACCCGCGGCAGATCCCGGAGGAGGACCGCGACTACTACCTGGAGCGGATCTACCCCGCCTTCGGCAACCTCGTGCCCCGGGACATCGCCTCCCGGCAGGCGAAGAACATGTGCGACGAGGGTCGCGGCGTGGGCCCGAAGGTGGGCGACTTCCGCCGCGGGGTCTACCTCGACTTCGCCGCCGCCATCGAGCGGATGGGCCGGTCGGCGGTCGAGGCCAAGTACGGCAACCTCTTCGACATGTACGCCCGGATCACCGGTGAGGACCCCTACCAGGTCCCGATGCGGATCTACCCGGCGGTGCACTACACGATGGGCGGGCTGTGGGTCGACTACGACCTGCAGACCTCGATCCCCGGTCTCTACGCCGTGGGCGAGGCCAACTTCTCCGACCACGGCGCCAACCGGCTCGGGGCCTCCTCGCTCATGCAGTGCCTGGCCGACGGCTACTTCGTGCTGCCGAACACCATCCGCAACTACCTCGCCAAGGGCCCCTTCGAGAAGGTCGCCGAGGACCACCCGGCGGTGGTCGAGGCCGAGCAGTCGGTGCGCAGCCGGATCGACCGCTTCCTGTCGATCAACGGCGAGCGCACCCCCGACTCCTTCCACCGCGAGCTCGGCAACGTCATGTGGGAGTACTGCGGGATGGAGCGGACCGACGCCGGTCTGCGCAAGGCGATCGACCTCATCCGGGGGCTGCGCGAGGAGTTCTGGCGCAACCTCAAGGTGCTGGGCACCGCCGACTCGCTCAACCAGAGCCTGGAGAAGGCCGGCCGGGTGGCCGACTTCCTCGAGCTCGGCGAGCTGATGTGCATCGACGCGCTGCACCGGCGCGAGTCCTGCGGCGGGCACTTCCGCGCGGAGAGCCAGACCGAGGACGGCGAGGCGCTGCGGCACGACGACGAGTTCGCCTACGTCGCGGCCTGGGAGTTCACCGGCGACGCGGACCGGCCGGTGCTGCACAAGGAAGACCTGAGCTACAAGTTCATCGAGCTGAAGCAGCGGAGCTACAAGTGA
- a CDS encoding succinate dehydrogenase cytochrome b subunit — protein MATTTLPTKRKGAARSSIGLKLLMAGTGVIFILYVLLHMYGNLKALAGQESFDTYAHHLRTFGEPMLPYEGLLWIVRVVLILAIVGHLYAAFTLWSRNSGARSQRYAVKKAAHSTLASRTMRWGGVALLAFIVFHLIHFTIAKPNLNSEASAEAVKESPYVMISASFDLWWVVLIYTVAIAALGMHLYHGVWSAAQTMGLTGSATARSRAKALGALIAAVVVVGFLIPPYALFLDLV, from the coding sequence GTGGCTACGACGACACTCCCGACGAAGCGGAAGGGGGCGGCGCGTTCCTCCATCGGCCTGAAGCTGCTGATGGCCGGGACCGGCGTCATCTTCATCCTGTACGTGCTGCTGCACATGTACGGCAACCTCAAGGCGCTCGCCGGGCAGGAGTCGTTCGACACCTATGCCCACCACCTGCGCACCTTCGGCGAGCCGATGCTGCCCTACGAGGGGCTGCTGTGGATCGTGCGGGTCGTGCTCATCCTGGCGATCGTCGGGCACCTGTACGCCGCCTTCACCCTGTGGTCGCGCAACAGCGGCGCCCGCAGCCAGCGCTACGCGGTGAAGAAGGCGGCGCACTCGACGCTCGCGTCGCGGACGATGCGCTGGGGCGGGGTGGCCCTGCTCGCCTTCATCGTCTTCCACCTCATCCACTTCACGATCGCCAAGCCGAACCTCAACAGCGAGGCCAGCGCCGAGGCGGTCAAGGAGAGCCCGTACGTGATGATCTCGGCCTCCTTCGACCTGTGGTGGGTCGTGCTCATCTACACGGTGGCCATCGCCGCGCTGGGGATGCACCTCTACCACGGCGTCTGGAGCGCCGCGCAGACGATGGGCCTGACCGGCTCGGCGACCGCCCGCTCGCGGGCCAAGGCGCTCGGCGCGCTGATCGCCGCGGTGGTCGTCGTCGGCTTCCTCATCCCGCCGTACGCGCTCTTCCTCGACCTCGTCTGA
- the hemL gene encoding glutamate-1-semialdehyde 2,1-aminomutase has translation MSPQPITAASEAVIARGRAVTPGGVNSPVRAFRAVGGTPRVIREASGPWLTDVDGQRYVDLVGSWGPMILGHTHPDVLAAVTRAAARGFSFGTPSENEVLLAEEIVSRVAPVEQVRLVSSGTEATMSALRLARGATGRDVVVKFAGCYHGHVDALLAEAGSGVATLALPGSAGVPASSAGETLVLPYNDVAALEAAFAERGGEIAAVITEASPGNMGVVPPAPGYTEALRRVTAAHGALLISDEVMTGFRCSPSGWYGLETGPQGAHPGGYAGGAPDLFTFGKVMGGGFPAAAFGGRADLMARLSPDGPVYQAGTLSGNPVATAAGLATLRGCDDDLYRRLQQTADTVSTAASEALTQQGVPHTVQRAGSMFSIFFREGPVTDYAAAQGQDTAAFGRFFHAMLDGGVHLPPSSFESWFVSGAHDEAAVQVILDALPAAARAAASA, from the coding sequence ATGAGCCCTCAGCCGATCACCGCAGCCTCCGAGGCCGTCATCGCACGCGGCCGCGCCGTCACCCCGGGCGGGGTCAACTCCCCGGTCCGGGCCTTCCGCGCCGTCGGCGGCACCCCCCGGGTGATCCGCGAGGCGAGCGGGCCGTGGCTCACCGACGTCGACGGGCAGCGCTACGTCGACCTCGTCGGCAGCTGGGGCCCGATGATCCTGGGGCACACCCACCCGGACGTGCTGGCCGCGGTGACCCGGGCCGCCGCCCGCGGCTTCTCCTTCGGCACCCCCAGCGAGAACGAGGTGCTGCTGGCCGAGGAGATCGTCTCCCGGGTCGCGCCGGTCGAGCAGGTGCGCCTGGTCAGCTCCGGCACCGAGGCGACGATGTCCGCGCTGCGCCTGGCCCGCGGCGCCACCGGCCGCGACGTCGTCGTGAAGTTCGCCGGCTGCTACCACGGGCACGTCGACGCGCTGCTGGCCGAGGCCGGCTCCGGGGTGGCCACCCTCGCCCTGCCCGGCTCGGCCGGGGTGCCGGCCAGCTCGGCGGGGGAGACCCTCGTGCTGCCCTACAACGACGTGGCCGCGCTCGAGGCCGCCTTCGCCGAGCGCGGCGGCGAGATCGCCGCGGTGATCACCGAGGCCAGCCCCGGCAACATGGGCGTGGTGCCGCCCGCGCCCGGCTACACCGAGGCGCTGCGCCGGGTGACCGCGGCGCACGGGGCGCTGCTGATCAGCGACGAGGTGATGACCGGCTTCCGGTGCAGCCCGAGCGGCTGGTACGGCCTGGAGACAGGGCCCCAGGGCGCCCACCCCGGCGGGTACGCCGGTGGCGCTCCTGATCTCTTCACCTTCGGCAAGGTCATGGGCGGGGGCTTCCCGGCCGCCGCCTTCGGCGGGCGCGCCGACCTCATGGCCCGGCTCAGCCCGGACGGGCCGGTCTACCAGGCCGGCACCCTGTCCGGTAACCCGGTGGCCACCGCCGCCGGGCTGGCCACCCTGCGCGGCTGCGACGACGACCTCTACCGACGGCTGCAGCAGACCGCGGACACCGTCTCCACCGCCGCGTCCGAGGCGCTCACCCAGCAGGGGGTGCCGCACACCGTGCAGCGGGCCGGGTCGATGTTCAGCATCTTCTTCCGGGAGGGGCCGGTCACCGACTACGCCGCCGCCCAGGGGCAGGACACCGCCGCCTTCGGCCGCTTCTTCCACGCGATGCTGGACGGCGGGGTGCACCTGCCGCCGAGCAGCTTCGAGTCCTGGTTCGTCTCCGGGGCGCACGACGAGGCGGCGGTGCAGGTGATCCTCGACGCGCTGCCCGCGGCCGCCCGCGCCGCCGCCTCCGCCTGA
- a CDS encoding MarR family winged helix-turn-helix transcriptional regulator, with product MTEMPDETRWLDDDQQHHWRAYLRGSRLLERALGEDLAPLGIQLAEYELVSMLSEAPGQRMRMSHLADRIVQSRSRVTHTAARLERRGWVSRAPAPDDGRGVDIELTDSGREVLDRVSGLHVDSVRRHLVDALTPAQLAALGDAMGTVRDALAPDHQEIGLDG from the coding sequence ATGACCGAGATGCCGGACGAGACTCGCTGGCTCGACGACGACCAGCAGCACCACTGGCGCGCCTACCTGCGCGGCTCCCGCCTCCTGGAGCGGGCGCTGGGCGAGGACCTCGCGCCGCTGGGCATCCAGCTGGCCGAGTACGAGCTGGTCTCGATGCTGTCCGAGGCGCCGGGCCAGCGGATGCGGATGTCGCACCTCGCCGACCGGATCGTCCAGTCGCGCTCACGGGTGACGCACACCGCCGCCCGCCTGGAGCGGCGCGGCTGGGTGTCGCGGGCGCCCGCGCCCGACGACGGGCGCGGGGTGGACATCGAGCTCACCGACAGCGGCCGAGAGGTGCTGGACCGGGTCTCCGGCCTGCACGTCGACTCGGTGCGCCGCCACCTCGTCGACGCCCTCACCCCGGCCCAGCTCGCCGCCCTCGGTGACGCCATGGGCACGGTCCGGGACGCCCTCGCCCCGGACCACCAGGAGATCGGGCTCGACGGCTGA
- the hemB gene encoding porphobilinogen synthase, with amino-acid sequence MTAASGPLVRPRRLRGSAPLRRLVRETRVHPAQLVLPAFVREGITAPVEISSMPGVHQHTVDSLVDLARECVAAGIGGIMLFGVPATKDARGSGADDPEGILNVATRAVVDAVGDELVVMTDLCLDEFTDHGHCGVLSTDQRGEVVVDNDATLERYASMAIAQAEAGAHVLGPSGMMDGQIARIRQALDEAGHSDVALLAYAAKYTSALYGPFREAVDSSLTGDRATYQQDPANGREALREIALDVAEGADIIMVKPGQPHLDVIAAAAEVSPVPVAAYQISGEYSQIVAAAERGWIDRDAAVAESLTHLSRAGARIILTYFAIEHATGHRAPDGDRRR; translated from the coding sequence ATGACAGCCGCGAGCGGACCGCTGGTCCGACCCCGGCGGCTGCGCGGCAGCGCGCCGCTGCGACGACTGGTCCGCGAGACCCGGGTGCACCCGGCCCAGCTGGTGCTGCCCGCCTTCGTCCGCGAAGGGATCACCGCGCCGGTCGAGATCTCCAGCATGCCCGGGGTGCACCAGCACACCGTGGACAGCCTGGTGGACCTCGCCCGGGAGTGCGTCGCCGCCGGGATCGGCGGGATCATGCTCTTCGGGGTACCGGCGACCAAGGACGCCCGCGGGTCCGGCGCCGACGACCCCGAGGGCATCCTCAACGTCGCCACCCGGGCGGTCGTCGACGCGGTCGGCGACGAGCTGGTGGTGATGACCGACCTCTGCCTCGACGAGTTCACCGACCACGGGCACTGCGGGGTGCTGAGCACCGACCAGCGCGGCGAGGTGGTCGTCGACAACGACGCCACCCTGGAGCGGTACGCCAGCATGGCGATCGCCCAGGCCGAGGCGGGCGCCCACGTGCTCGGCCCGTCCGGGATGATGGACGGGCAGATCGCCCGCATCCGGCAGGCGCTGGACGAGGCCGGGCACTCCGACGTCGCCCTGCTCGCCTACGCCGCGAAGTACACCTCGGCGCTCTACGGCCCCTTCCGCGAGGCGGTGGACTCCTCGCTCACCGGGGACCGGGCCACCTACCAGCAGGACCCGGCCAACGGCCGGGAGGCGCTGCGCGAGATCGCGCTGGACGTCGCCGAGGGCGCCGACATCATCATGGTCAAGCCCGGCCAGCCGCACCTGGACGTCATCGCCGCCGCCGCGGAGGTCTCCCCGGTGCCGGTCGCCGCCTACCAGATCTCCGGGGAGTACAGCCAGATCGTCGCGGCTGCCGAGCGCGGCTGGATCGACCGCGACGCGGCCGTGGCGGAGTCGCTGACCCACCTGAGCCGGGCGGGGGCCCGGATCATCCTCACCTACTTCGCCATCGAGCACGCGACGGGACACCGCGCGCCCGACGGCGACCGTCGAAGGTAA